One stretch of Limnohabitans sp. DNA includes these proteins:
- the carA gene encoding glutamine-hydrolyzing carbamoyl-phosphate synthase small subunit — translation MLLSLQGTFPPAILALADGTVFIGNSIGATGSTVGEVVFNTSLTGYQEILTDPSYCQQIVTLTYPHIGNYGVNVEDIEADQVHAAGLIIKDLPLIASNFRSSQTLSSYLADAGTVAIANIDTRQLTRILRTKGAQNGAIVGLAKGQEVTQAVIDHAVAAAKGAPNMAGLDLAQKVTVSNSYEWKQTEWTLGEGYGDLTAPKFHVVAYDFGVKKNILRMLAERGCKVTVLPAKTPAAEVLKHKPDGIFLSNGPGDPQPCDYAIAATAELIETGIPTFGICLGHQIMALASGAKTFKMKFGHHGANHPVKDLDSGRVSITSQNHGFAVDEKTLPANLRATHVSLFDGTLQGLARTDKPAFCFQGHPEASPGPHDIAYLFDRFINLMETK, via the coding sequence GTGCTTTTGTCTCTTCAGGGAACTTTCCCGCCCGCCATCTTGGCGCTCGCAGACGGCACGGTCTTTATCGGCAACTCGATCGGAGCCACCGGCTCCACCGTCGGCGAAGTGGTGTTCAACACCTCGCTCACCGGCTACCAGGAAATCCTCACCGACCCCAGCTATTGCCAGCAGATCGTCACTTTGACGTACCCGCACATCGGCAATTACGGCGTCAACGTGGAAGACATCGAAGCCGACCAAGTCCATGCCGCTGGCTTGATCATCAAAGACTTGCCTTTGATCGCGAGCAACTTTCGCTCCAGCCAAACCTTGTCGTCCTATTTGGCCGATGCAGGCACCGTGGCGATTGCCAACATCGACACCCGCCAGCTGACCCGCATCTTGCGCACCAAGGGTGCCCAAAACGGTGCCATCGTAGGTTTAGCCAAAGGACAGGAAGTCACACAGGCTGTGATCGACCACGCCGTGGCAGCAGCTAAAGGGGCGCCCAACATGGCCGGCCTCGATCTGGCACAAAAAGTCACTGTGTCCAATTCATACGAATGGAAGCAAACTGAGTGGACTTTGGGTGAAGGCTACGGCGACTTGACTGCGCCCAAGTTTCATGTGGTGGCGTACGACTTTGGCGTGAAGAAAAACATCTTGCGCATGCTGGCTGAGCGCGGCTGCAAAGTCACCGTGCTGCCTGCCAAGACCCCTGCCGCAGAAGTCCTCAAGCACAAGCCCGATGGCATCTTCTTGTCCAACGGCCCAGGCGATCCTCAGCCTTGCGATTACGCGATTGCAGCGACTGCCGAGTTGATCGAAACCGGCATCCCCACATTCGGCATTTGCCTGGGTCACCAAATCATGGCTTTGGCCAGTGGTGCCAAGACGTTCAAGATGAAGTTTGGCCACCACGGTGCCAATCACCCCGTGAAAGACCTCGACTCAGGCCGCGTGTCCATCACCAGCCAGAACCATGGTTTTGCGGTGGATGAAAAAACCTTGCCCGCCAATTTGCGCGCCACCCATGTGTCGCTGTTTGACGGCACCTTGCAGGGCTTGGCCCGCACTGACAAGCCCGCGTTCTGTTTTCAGGGGCACCCTGAAGCATCGCCCGGCCCTCACGACATTGCTTACCTCTTTGACCGCTTCATCAATCTGATGGAGACAAAATAA